Below is a window of Fulvitalea axinellae DNA.
ATGATGAAACGGTCTTGGCGTTGCGCTCCGGTGACACTTCGGCTTACGAGCGTGTTGTGAACGAGTATTATTCCCAAATCCTGTATTATTCGAAGGAATACCTAGATGATGAAGAGGAGGCGAGGGAGGTGACGCAAGATACTTTTGTAGCGCTGTGGGAAGGGCGAACGCCTATCAAAGACGCGTCGCACTTGCGAGGTTATCTTTTTTCCGTGTCCAAACACCTGAGTCTGATGCGGATCCGGAAACGAAAGAGCCGTCGCGGTTATGAGGATTACCTTTTGAGATCTCACAATTCACGAATTGAGAAAAACGACCCCGACGCCGTGTACGCTTTTAAGGAAACGGAAGAGCGAATACTGCGCGTATTGGAAGTAATGCCGGAACAACGGCGGAAAGTCTTTTCGATGAGCCGGCAAGAAGGTCTTAAATACGCCGAAATAGCAGAACGCTTGGGGATTTCCATCAAGACGGTGGAGGTGCATATGGGCAGTGCGTTGAAAATGTTCCGGGAAGCGTTTCGGTCCCGTGAAGAGTTGTGATCGTTTAAAAAAAAGAAAAAATGACCGTGTTTTTTTCTCCCTATTTTCGGTCGGAATAAAAAAAGTGATTTTTTTTCAAAATTGACTAAGGGGAAGTCGTCGGTTAAACACTGTATGTATGAATTCTGATATGGAAAGGTTGTACGCAAAATATCTGGCCGGAGAGGCCGACGCTTCCGAGATCCGCGAAATCGAAAACATGATGGAACGGGACCCGGAAGAGTTCGCCGAAGCGAAAGAGCTTTGGGCCTTGGCCGGTGCCTTGTCTGAAACCAAAAAACCGAAGCCTTCAGAAGTGGAGGACGTAATACGCAAGGCTGGTGTGAAAGCGCCACGGCGAAAGGTCTCGAAGAGTGTGAGTCGGACTTTGGGATGGCTTGATCACTATATGCGTGTGGCGGCGGTGTTGTTGCCATTGATTTGTTTGGCATATGCTGGTTCGAGATTGTTCTCTGCTGAAGAAAACAAATCGTTGGGCACTTTCCGGGTACCGAACGGCAGTGTGGCCTCTTACGAGCTACTCGACGGCAGTGAAGTGGAATTAAATGCCGGAAGTTCGTTGACCTTGGAATCTTGGGATGACGAACGAAAGGTGAACCTTTCGGGCGAAGCCCTGTTCCGGGTAGCTAAGAATGACGATAAACCGTTTTGGGTTATAACCGATGGGATTTCGGTCCGGGTTACCGGTACGGTGTTTAACGTAAAGGCTTATTCCGGCGAGGCGAAATCGCAAGTGAGTCTGTTGGAAGGCGGTGTCGATATTTACGCGACGGGCGCTGACAAAAAGGAACTGAGCCTGGTACCCGGCGAAAAAGTGGTGTTCGACGCCAAAAACAAGAGCTTCGGGAAGTATAAAGCCTCTGGAAACGAATCCGAATGGACATCGGGCCGGGAGCGTTTCGAAGAACTCGGCTTCGCCGATTTGGCTACGCTTCTGGGCAGAATGTATGATCTGGAAGTTAAAATGGAATCCAAAACGGTGCAGGAAAGCCATATGACAGGTAGTCTGAACCGAAACCATCCGATAGAGGACGCTTTGGATTTGCTCCAACTGTCGTTGCCGGAAGGTGTGGAAATGGAATTGAAAGGAAGAGAGTTACGAGTGTTTGATAAGTAAAGCGGAGGCTTCGCTGGCCAAAACGCTTATAAAAATAATGGGAGCGGCGCTCCGCTCCCACATTGTTTCTTTGTCCCGGCCACTGTTTGGCGACTGAAGCCGAGACATTTTTTTGAAGTTCAAACTAAAGTTATGGTAAAAAAGCTTTACGAAAAAAAGCTCATAAGAAAATTTATGAGCCTGGCATTCCTTTTTGCCTTTTTGGCGACGGGCCTAAGCCCAAATCTTGCGAATGCGAAGGAAAAAGACGGTCTGGTAACGATTAGCGCCAAGGCCAAAACTTTAAAATCGGTGCTGGAAAGTATTGAAAAGCAGACCGGCTACGAATTTTTCCACAATTCGACGGTGATCAATACCAAAACGGTGGTGTCGCTTGACCTGAAGAACGCTCCGCTGGAACAAGTTTTGGACACGATCCTGACGCCCCGCAATCTTTCTTATAAAATAAAGGGTGACAGAATAGTGATCACGCCCAAATCAAAGGCACCGCAGCAGGACAAAAAAGTAAAGATCAGCGGAAAAGTGCTGGATTCGGACGGTGAAGAGATTCCCGGTGCGAATATTCGCGTGCGTGGCAACGCCGATTTGGGAACCATCACTGACTTTGAGGGAAACTTTACGTTAATGGCCCCTATGGGCTCTGTCCTTGAGTTCTCGTATGTCGGATTCAGCAACGAGGAAATGCAAGTGGACGGACCAATGTCAGATCTTAAGGTGTCGCTTACAGAAGACGTAACCGAGCTTGGCGAAGTGGTGGTGACCGCTTTGGGTATCAAGCGTGAGAAAAAAGCTTTGGGTTATGCCGTGACGGAAGTTAAGTCAAGCGAAATCACAAATACGGGAGAGACCAACGTGGTGAACGGTCTTCAAGGTAAAGTGGCCGGTTTGAGTATCGGCAACACTTCTGCGGGATCTAACGGTTCGCAGTCTGTGGTTTTGCGTGGTAATTCTTCGATTGCCGGTAATAACCAAGCGTTGATCGTTGTCGATGGTGTTATTTACGACAGTGGCGATTTCGGACAGGGTAACTCTGCCGAAGGTTTTGACCGCGGTTCGGGTATTTCCGATATCAACCCCGAAGATATCGAAAGCGTTACGGTACTGAAAGGCGCAAACGCCGCGGCCCTTTATGGAGCTAAAGCCGCTACGGGTGTATTGGTAATAACCACCAAGAAACGACTTAGAGACAAAGGAATAGGTCTTTCTTATAAAGGTGGCGTTACACTAAACGACGCTTATGTATTCCCTGACTTGCAGAACGTTTACGGTCAAGGAAAAGCGGGATCCAGTAAAGTCGGATTCTATGATGGTGTGGCCGAAGACGGCATTCCGGTGATTGGCGGTGGAACCAAAGATGAATCTTGGGGGCCGAAAATGGAAGGCCAAGACGTTCACGTAGCTTGGTTGCGTGGAAATCCTATCCGTAAATACAGCCCGCAGGAAGACAACTACAAAGATATTTTCCGTACAGGTGTACGTGTCGATCATAACGTTTCGATGTCTTACGGTTCTGACAAGGCTACGTATTACTTGTCTTTCCTGAATCAGGAGTCTTCGGAATATGTGCCGAATAGCGAATGGTCGAAAACGGGTGTCTCTTTGCGGGTTACGCAAGATGTGACGGACCGGTTCTCTATTGATGGAAAATTGAATTTTGTAGAGCAGTCGGCCAGAAACCGTATGTCAACGGGTTATGGTCCGTCGGCTTATACGCAGTTAGCCAAAGGGCCCCGTAGTTTTTATGACTCGGATCTTCGTAACTACAAATATGGCCCATCCGGAAAAGATTGGGGAAATAAATACTTCGCTGACGGTGAGCAAGTAATCTGGTCTACAACAAGTTATATCGGTAACCCTTACTGGGCATTGTACCAAAACAGTAACTCGGATAAGCGTCGCCGTTTGGTGGGAAGCTTTAAGCTGAACTACAAGATTTTTGAAAGCCTGAACGCTAGTTTGCGCCATAGTTTTGACCAAACTGATTTTGAAAACCACGCCGCTTTCTCGGAAGGATCGCGTTGGGGTGCTCAAGAAGGGCGTTATGAGTTTAAGGAAGGTTACCGTAAAACATCCACGACAGACCTTTTGATCAGCGGACAAAAAGATTTGCTTGGCGGTGACTTTACTATCGGCGGAACGGCGGGCGCTTCGCAGTACCGTAGGTCTAGCCATACGAGTTCTTTTGTGGGCAGGGGCTTCAAGATGAGCGACCTGAACACCATCAACAATACGAAAGAGCAAGCCACGACTTATGGTGATTCGGACGAGGTTGTAAACTCGATATTCGCTTCGCTTCAACTTTCTTATCAGAATATTTATTTCTTGGAAGCGACAGGCCGTAGCGATTGGAGTTCTACGCTTTCCGAAGAAAATCGCAGATTCGACTATCCATCTGTTACGGGTAGTATAGTGTTCTCGGAATTTATCGAAGACCAGAGCATACTTTCTTTCGGTAAGTTTAGGGCTTCTTGGGCAGAGGTAGGAAACGGAACGCAAGCTGGCGTTATCAACCAAAGCTATAACTTGATCCAATCGCCTAATGGTGAGATTCTCGTGACTAACGATGATGTATTGGCCTTCGAAGGCTTGTTGCCGGAAAGAATGACTTCGTTGGAAATCGGTGCTGATTTGCGTTTCTTCAACGGGTTGGCAACTTTGGACGCTACTTACTACAATGCGGTTACTAAAAACCAGATTTTGCCAAGGAAGCAAATCTCGACCGTGTCGGGGTACAGATACCGTGTAGTGAACGGTGGAGAGGTAAGAAACAGAGGTATCGAATTGATGCTTGGACTTAACCCGATCACCACTGACAATTTTTCATGGAGAATCAACGCCGCATACAACAAAGCGAAATCCGAGGTATTGGATCTTGATGGCCAAGACTCGTTTGTTCTTGGCGGTGGTAAGTATGCGCATACCGCATTGGTTGAAGGCGAGCCATTCCCGATTATCCGTGGTGTGTCTTTCAAGCGTGACGATGACGGAAACGTAATGGTGGATAGCAAAGGTATTCCTATGCGTTCTGATGACCCGAATGTGCATCTCGGTAAAGTTGAGCCTGACTGGACGGGGTCATTGACCAATACGGTTAGCTATAAAGGGCTTACGCTATCTGCTCAGATAGACGTGTCGATGGGTGGCAATATCATCTCTAACACGAATGTCTCGTATGATGAGCAAGGTAACTCAGTGGCTTCTTTGAACGGTCGTCAAGAGTGGATCGAATCAGAGGAGGCTCGCCGTGCCGCCGGAAGCCCTTCTGACTGGGTGCCTACGGGTGGTGTGGACCTTTGGGTAGGTAACTCCGTATTTGAGGACGGAACAGCCAACTCGGGTGATAACGCCTATTACGCAAACCCATATAAATTCTGGGACGGCATGAGAAAAATTGGTGAGCATGTGATTGAGGATGCTTCGTACGTGAAGTTCCGTCAGTTGTCACTCACTTACAGATTGCCAAAACGTTTGGTTGAGAAAACTCCATTCCAAAGCATCGACTTCTCGGTAGTGGGCAGAAACCTTTGGATACTTTATCGTGAGACGGAACACTATGATCCGGAATTGTACCGTAGCACTACGGCAACAAATACTTATGGTATCGAAAAAGGGTATTGGCCTGCAAGCCGGTCGTTTAATTTCAACGTGAAAGTACGCCTGTAAAAGACTAAAACAAGAAACGATGATGCGAAAATATATCAAAGCGGGCTTGTTGGCTTTTGCCTTGGCCGCCTGCACTGACAAGGATTTTGACGACGTAAACCGTGGCCTTAACCAGCTTGATGAGACGAAACCGGTTTACTTGCTTAACGCTACGTTGAAAAAAACTTACGTAAGCGATGCCGGGTTCGGAAACACTGTTTGTGGCGAATGGATCCATCATGTATCAAGGTTGAACACTCTTCAGTACGAATACGAGGATTTTTCAGCTTCTAGTACAGGGTTGTGGGATGGAGTTTATTTGATGAATAGTGACTTTGGCGATGTCCTTAGAAGAACTGAAAATACCGAAGACGCAAACGAGCAATCTGTACGTGCTTTGACGCTTATTGGAAAGGCTTTGGCTTTTAGTCGCTTGACCGATGTGTACGGTGACGTCCCTTATTTCACTGCGTCAACATTTGTGGATGGTGAAGTGGTTGAGAAAACGCCTTATGATAGCCAAGAAGCCATCTATAAGGATTTGTTGGCAAAGCTTGAGGAAGCGGTAAGCCTACTTGAAGGAAAGGCTGTGCTGGATATGACGGGAGCTGATCGCGTTTATCAAGGTGATCTTATGAAATGGAAACGGTTTGCGAACAGTTTGCGTTTCCGTTTGGCTATGCGTTTAAGTAATGTGGCGCCGGATTTGGCTGCGGACGTGATCAGTGATGTTCAGGGTTTGGATCTTATCGACAGTGAAGAGAATTCCGCCATTTGGGAAAACTCTACAGACATCGGTTACGAAAACCCAATGTACGGAGATCTGCAATCTGGTAACAGGGCGTACACTGGCGGACAGTTGGTGAATTTCCTTAAAGATAATGAGGATCCGCGCTTGGCCGTAATGGCGATGACAGTGAGAGATACTGATGAGTTTAATGGATTTCCAAATGGAGCGGAGTCTGTGAATGACCTTGATGATTACTCATATATAGGAGAACAGACATACGAAAAATGGGTGCCTACG
It encodes the following:
- a CDS encoding SusC/RagA family TonB-linked outer membrane protein — translated: MSLAFLFAFLATGLSPNLANAKEKDGLVTISAKAKTLKSVLESIEKQTGYEFFHNSTVINTKTVVSLDLKNAPLEQVLDTILTPRNLSYKIKGDRIVITPKSKAPQQDKKVKISGKVLDSDGEEIPGANIRVRGNADLGTITDFEGNFTLMAPMGSVLEFSYVGFSNEEMQVDGPMSDLKVSLTEDVTELGEVVVTALGIKREKKALGYAVTEVKSSEITNTGETNVVNGLQGKVAGLSIGNTSAGSNGSQSVVLRGNSSIAGNNQALIVVDGVIYDSGDFGQGNSAEGFDRGSGISDINPEDIESVTVLKGANAAALYGAKAATGVLVITTKKRLRDKGIGLSYKGGVTLNDAYVFPDLQNVYGQGKAGSSKVGFYDGVAEDGIPVIGGGTKDESWGPKMEGQDVHVAWLRGNPIRKYSPQEDNYKDIFRTGVRVDHNVSMSYGSDKATYYLSFLNQESSEYVPNSEWSKTGVSLRVTQDVTDRFSIDGKLNFVEQSARNRMSTGYGPSAYTQLAKGPRSFYDSDLRNYKYGPSGKDWGNKYFADGEQVIWSTTSYIGNPYWALYQNSNSDKRRRLVGSFKLNYKIFESLNASLRHSFDQTDFENHAAFSEGSRWGAQEGRYEFKEGYRKTSTTDLLISGQKDLLGGDFTIGGTAGASQYRRSSHTSSFVGRGFKMSDLNTINNTKEQATTYGDSDEVVNSIFASLQLSYQNIYFLEATGRSDWSSTLSEENRRFDYPSVTGSIVFSEFIEDQSILSFGKFRASWAEVGNGTQAGVINQSYNLIQSPNGEILVTNDDVLAFEGLLPERMTSLEIGADLRFFNGLATLDATYYNAVTKNQILPRKQISTVSGYRYRVVNGGEVRNRGIELMLGLNPITTDNFSWRINAAYNKAKSEVLDLDGQDSFVLGGGKYAHTALVEGEPFPIIRGVSFKRDDDGNVMVDSKGIPMRSDDPNVHLGKVEPDWTGSLTNTVSYKGLTLSAQIDVSMGGNIISNTNVSYDEQGNSVASLNGRQEWIESEEARRAAGSPSDWVPTGGVDLWVGNSVFEDGTANSGDNAYYANPYKFWDGMRKIGEHVIEDASYVKFRQLSLTYRLPKRLVEKTPFQSIDFSVVGRNLWILYRETEHYDPELYRSTTATNTYGIEKGYWPASRSFNFNVKVRL
- a CDS encoding SusD/RagB family nutrient-binding outer membrane lipoprotein, with protein sequence MMRKYIKAGLLAFALAACTDKDFDDVNRGLNQLDETKPVYLLNATLKKTYVSDAGFGNTVCGEWIHHVSRLNTLQYEYEDFSASSTGLWDGVYLMNSDFGDVLRRTENTEDANEQSVRALTLIGKALAFSRLTDVYGDVPYFTASTFVDGEVVEKTPYDSQEAIYKDLLAKLEEAVSLLEGKAVLDMTGADRVYQGDLMKWKRFANSLRFRLAMRLSNVAPDLAADVISDVQGLDLIDSEENSAIWENSTDIGYENPMYGDLQSGNRAYTGGQLVNFLKDNEDPRLAVMAMTVRDTDEFNGFPNGAESVNDLDDYSYIGEQTYEKWVPTPVFLYSEMCFLKAEAYLRGIGMAKDETMANEWYRKGVESSLNYWSYQWIDRGRVPEAQPKYGEAEIEAFMAKDIATLSGTTEEKYRQIMEQKWVSLFCNHFEAYAEGRRSGYPEIKQRQAVEDGLNYNLGETNGVMPRRVKYPVKQGTFNPEYYQQAIDKTDGNSFLYRVWWDNK
- a CDS encoding RNA polymerase sigma-70 factor; its protein translation is MLVNDETVLALRSGDTSAYERVVNEYYSQILYYSKEYLDDEEEAREVTQDTFVALWEGRTPIKDASHLRGYLFSVSKHLSLMRIRKRKSRRGYEDYLLRSHNSRIEKNDPDAVYAFKETEERILRVLEVMPEQRRKVFSMSRQEGLKYAEIAERLGISIKTVEVHMGSALKMFREAFRSREEL
- a CDS encoding FecR family protein, giving the protein MNSDMERLYAKYLAGEADASEIREIENMMERDPEEFAEAKELWALAGALSETKKPKPSEVEDVIRKAGVKAPRRKVSKSVSRTLGWLDHYMRVAAVLLPLICLAYAGSRLFSAEENKSLGTFRVPNGSVASYELLDGSEVELNAGSSLTLESWDDERKVNLSGEALFRVAKNDDKPFWVITDGISVRVTGTVFNVKAYSGEAKSQVSLLEGGVDIYATGADKKELSLVPGEKVVFDAKNKSFGKYKASGNESEWTSGRERFEELGFADLATLLGRMYDLEVKMESKTVQESHMTGSLNRNHPIEDALDLLQLSLPEGVEMELKGRELRVFDK